Part of the Ictalurus punctatus breed USDA103 chromosome 9, Coco_2.0, whole genome shotgun sequence genome is shown below.
aaaaatattttgacgACCCTGGGGGGCCATAAAGGGATGCACGCTACACAAGAGGGACCTCACgctgaaaaagtttgagaaacACTGGTTTATATTAGTTATTATAACTTtgctattatgtttttttttttatagtgacATTACAGGTGACATTTACAGGTGTCATCTGTGTACCTCTTTACATAGGGACCGgaagctgctgctgttgttgccTGGCCATTGCGGTAGTTGGCTGGTTGGCTGGAAACCACGCCTCCATCACCTCCCTCTGTGCTGGCATTTTCACTTCCAGCGCCCCAAGTGCGCTTGTACCGCCCGTCACTCTCAACAGACCTCACTCTGAAAAACGAGTAGCGGTAACATTCAACATTACTGTCAACTCACATTCAAGTGCTTCAGTTGAAATGGAATCAGTATGCTTCTTAGTATGAGTCACAAATAACCGTTGCTAAGTTCTGAAAtatagcattttaaaaatcagcatgacattgttgttttttgcaagAAGTGTAATACATTTTAGGGTTCAGAGCTCAGCTCATACCTATCACAgggacagacacacaggccacagcACTTTGACAGGTCGGTCAGGTTCTTCTCAGCCTGTCTCATGTCCTGATTGATCTGATCCATGCCTTGCTCAACATGCCGCAGTTGTTCTTTGTAAATGTCACAAGAGGAGACAAGCATAAAGCAAGAGAGCAGAATTATACATTTGCTAAAATTAGGGATGCATTCATACTGATGGCATCGTTCATCTATCCAAAATCTTTGCTCATTACTCGTACACATGAAAAAATACTTCAATGCTAACATATAATACCACATAATACTATGAGGCCAGTCTGCATTGCTCCGCTAATGAAAAGATTAAATGAACTGACCATATCGATCAGGGACATATTTCACAACTAATGATGGGAATCGATGCAAAGCAGACAAGTAACCTGATGTAATCAAGTATACAATAAACATCTTAACATCCAGACTTCTCAAGCATCTTAAAAATTCAGCAGGGGTTCATTGTTAGCAGCACATGGCAGAAACCACAATGTAGCAAACGCTGCCTAGGTGCGAAAAATGTCTACAACCAACCTAGATGAGTGAAAATAACAGAAGCTCTTACCAAGTATATTGTTCATGACCATCAGCCACTATTGGTCCTTGATAATGAGGGATTCCAACAATGAGAATGAAATGTACTTTACTTATAGGTCTGCAAAGTACAGATATGAAGTGGAACAAGGTCTACTCTTCTACACTGTAACTGTAACCTGATTCAAGTAactaatgtagctagctaacgtACTTCATTTAGGATCGACTACATAATGTTAGAAAGAAAGAGTCTAGTAGAAACACGATGCCCATGACTGCTTAACACCATGTAGGTTGCTCATTTTTGTATCAGGATTGAAATCAACAAGTGTCAATAAGTGTGTATTCATACTCACACACAGTCTTAAGAAAATGGTATTGAAGCATCTCCATCTAAAATGATTTGATGAAAACAAACCTACAGAGTGGGAACTTAAAAATTGAAAGCAGAATCAACAGCTGGATTCACTCACCTCCCTGCTGATCCAACATGACTATGGTTTTATTTCCCGTCTCCCTGCTCTGAAAATGTGAAAACGTGTGAGAAGACAACTTGGCTCAAAGGATCAATTATCTGGAAATAAGTGATCAGGGCACACAACTTTGTTTTAGATCTACATTGTTAATTTAATGGAGGTAGTTAGGACAATTGAGGCACAAATGCTCTCACCTCCTCTGCCATTTGCAGCATCCGTCTAGTGCTTTCAAGAGACtagggggggggagaaaaaaaaagagtcagaaTTACAAACAGCACCCCATTCCTATCCTGGGGAGATCACATGCAAATACATAGGATTAAAGAGATCAAGTGTCAAACACTTAGTAAGACTCTTTGTTGCTAAAGATTGGCCTGAGGCTGGGTGTGACTGTTCTGACTCAATGTTTTGAAGGCTGAAATTCACATTACTGAGTCAGCAttacacaggtttatccaaaaaaacatCTTCGTTAAATttaggtgtgcagcaattattggcaccgcTATGAATTCgtatatgaaaaatatatttgaagttacagatatatatatatatatatttgaacttttttttaaggaaaccttggtgactaggaacaggaaattgttcaaccatgacttcctattTCACAGAGGTATAAGTATGAAGTAACAcgtaggccaaattcccttggtcattcataacaatgggtcagaccaaggaatatagctgtgatgtgcagcaaaaggttgttgaggttcacaaaatgggaagtggctataaggaaatagcacaagcattgaaaatgcccatttccaccatcagggcaataattatgAAGTTCctgtcaactggaaatgttatgaatcaacctggacgAGGACGtgggtctatattgtctcaacgcactgtgaagaggatggctcgagtggacaaaaatctccaaggatcagaGCTAGAGAACTGtcgaagttagttgcgtcttggggtcagaaagtctccaaaactacaatctgaaatcacctacatcaccacaagctgtttggaagggtttcattTAAGTTTGGACATTTCATTTAAGCAAATTAATTCTAAAACATTTCCCCCCATCTTTACCAAtgatgccaataattctggaaacGAAAGTACAGAATAACTGATCATTCCATGTAACTTCACTGGGCACTACATCACTAAGTCACTGTTTGTGACTTTTGTTCTGAACATCTTCACAGgatataagaaaaaaatatatatattagtaaaaGTAAAGCTCATGATGCTAATCTGGAATTTAATCAATGAAATATCAGATCTACAGACAGAACACATGGAAAATTAAATGCTGCTGTAAATCCAGCTGgatattatgtttattttgcatttttattagaAAGCAGTAAAGTACGAACAGACCCAAAGGTTATTTCCCAGAAGTCATTGAGAAGTCTATTTAGATAATTATGGCCAGGATTTGGCTACATTTTTCTTTCTATGCAATAACATGGGCtaaaaatttaaatgatgaCTTTACAGCTCCAAATAGATAGTATTGAAACTTTCCTCAAAAGAGCAGACATGGAATGCccattaaaaatattaagaaGAAATGGATATGGGGTAGATGTGAAGCTGTTTCTAGGATTGAATGCAACAGAATGAAAATAGAGATTTAACTAAGACCTTACTCTGGAATTGCAAACAGCAACATGATGTTGAGGaagaagtgaaaaacaaaacagttccTAGTGTAAGACCACTGTATACTCACTAACCAACgtatgtggaaaaaaacatgCTTTCGTTACAC
Proteins encoded:
- the LOC108270295 gene encoding synaptosomal-associated protein 23 isoform X2, producing the protein MADMSVEDITMRANQVTDESLESTRRMLQMAEESRETGNKTIVMLDQQGEQLRHVEQGMDQINQDMRQAEKNLTDLSKCCGLCVCPCDRVRSVESDGRYKRTWGAGSENASTEGGDGGVVSSQPANYRNGQATTAAASGPYVKRVMNDAREDEMEENLEQVGSIIGNLKNMALDMGNEIDKQNKTIDRINDKADMNKARIDEANQRANKLL
- the LOC108270295 gene encoding synaptosomal-associated protein 23 isoform X1, with protein sequence MSKQPQSIELGAKGKPDNFDSSKMADMSVEDITMRANQVTDESLESTRRMLQMAEESRETGNKTIVMLDQQGEQLRHVEQGMDQINQDMRQAEKNLTDLSKCCGLCVCPCDRVRSVESDGRYKRTWGAGSENASTEGGDGGVVSSQPANYRNGQATTAAASGPYVKRVMNDAREDEMEENLEQVGSIIGNLKNMALDMGNEIDKQNKTIDRINDKADMNKARIDEANQRANKLL